The following are from one region of the Methanothermobacter sp. genome:
- a CDS encoding VOC family protein gives MKIKYITMIVKDMDESIRFYRDVMGFEVDSHYDLGDHGEITLLRGEGETMVELIRNPINKHGLFSVGIDVDDLEVTLQELRSRGAKVVMEPTPITVGKLAFIEDPNGVRIALIQHMDSE, from the coding sequence ATGAAAATTAAATATATAACAATGATAGTTAAGGATATGGATGAATCCATCCGATTTTACAGGGATGTAATGGGTTTTGAGGTGGATAGCCACTATGACCTCGGAGATCATGGTGAGATAACCCTCCTCAGGGGTGAAGGGGAAACCATGGTGGAGCTCATAAGGAATCCCATCAATAAACACGGACTATTCTCGGTGGGAATAGACGTTGATGACCTTGAAGTCACACTTCAGGAGCTGAGGTCCCGGGGGGCAAAGGTTGTAATGGAACCAACACCCATAACTGTGGGAAAACTTGCATTCATAGAAGACCCCAATGGGGTGAGGATAGCCCTGATTCAGCACATGGACAGTGAGTGA
- a CDS encoding desulfoferrodoxin, with protein MTERNQIFRCNVCGNIVEVLNPGAGQLVCCNQPMELLVARRTDVGPEKHVPVVERSGDGIRVKIGEVPHPMEENHHIQWVEVIAGEEVHRRDLSPGDRPEAEFPVDPDSEFMVRAYCNIHGLWY; from the coding sequence ATGACAGAAAGGAACCAGATATTCCGGTGCAACGTCTGCGGAAACATCGTGGAGGTGCTCAACCCCGGTGCGGGTCAGCTTGTATGCTGCAACCAGCCAATGGAGCTCCTCGTTGCAAGAAGAACGGATGTTGGCCCTGAAAAGCACGTGCCCGTTGTTGAGAGGAGCGGCGATGGAATCAGGGTTAAAATTGGTGAGGTACCCCACCCCATGGAGGAGAACCATCACATACAGTGGGTGGAGGTCATAGCAGGGGAGGAGGTCCACAGGAGGGATCTCAGTCCAGGTGACAGGCCAGAGGCTGAATTCCCTGTTGACCCTGACTCAGAGTTCATGGTGAGGGCCTACTGCAATATACATGGGCTCTGGTACTGA
- the rbr gene encoding rubrerythrin: protein MKRTLENLTKAFIGESQARNRYTFYAKIAKKEGFEQISEIFLTTAENEREHAKWLFRLINQLREEAGDEPESLVVDAEAPLILGSTEENLIAAIAGEHYENSEMYPEFADVAEEEGYPEIAKRLRAIAEAEKHHEERYRKLLKLVETGKVYRKDEPVVWVCRKCGYVHEGTEPPEKCPSCDHPARYFQVKCEEY from the coding sequence ATGAAAAGGACCCTGGAGAACCTTACAAAGGCCTTCATTGGTGAAAGCCAGGCAAGGAACAGGTACACCTTCTATGCAAAAATTGCAAAGAAGGAAGGATTCGAGCAGATATCCGAGATATTCCTGACCACCGCGGAAAATGAGAGGGAGCACGCCAAGTGGCTCTTCCGCCTCATAAATCAACTCAGAGAGGAAGCAGGAGATGAGCCCGAGTCCCTCGTTGTTGATGCCGAGGCCCCCCTCATACTTGGAAGTACCGAAGAAAATCTGATAGCCGCCATTGCAGGTGAACACTATGAGAACAGCGAAATGTACCCTGAATTTGCTGATGTTGCAGAGGAGGAGGGGTACCCTGAGATTGCCAAGAGGCTCAGAGCAATAGCAGAGGCAGAAAAGCACCACGAGGAACGCTACAGGAAGCTTCTTAAACTCGTTGAAACAGGCAAGGTTTACAGGAAGGATGAACCTGTTGTCTGGGTTTGCAGGAAGTGTGGCTACGTCCATGAGGGTACAGAACCCCCAGAGAAGTGCCCATCATGTGACCACCCCGCCAGGTACTTCCAGGTGAAATGTGAGGAGTACTAG
- a CDS encoding copper-translocating P-type ATPase: protein MEMHRHHEMEYRRRFIVCLLLTIPVILLGELPTGTVLVSFEGSEMAVLIVSSIIFLYGGYPFLRGSVREISSQTPGMMTLIAVAITVAYIYSLGVLAGLEGMVFFVELVTLIDVMLLGHWIEMRSVRSASGAIERLARLIPKKAHLLVDGKVEDVDVATLKPGDIVLVRSAEKIPTDGTVIKGESHVNEALLTGESVPVRKSPGDRVIGGSLNTGGPLTVEVERVGEESFISQIIQLVGKAQEGRTRTQVLADRAAFWLTLVALTGGVLTFAAWYALGMGAFFSLERSVTVMVTACPHALGLAIPLVIAVSTAISAGRGILIRNREAFENAMNPDVVVFDKTGTLTVGELGITDVISFDPEMDEGEILSYAAAVESASSHPIARGIVEAVDEVLPVENFAAIGGRGVMGHVNGSRVKVLSYIYTEELGLMVKDPRVDELMEQPKTTVFVTVNDELKGCIALADVIRPEARDAIGILKSRGIRCMMLTGDSQRVAEWVASELGIEEYRAELIPQEKYEVISDLQGDGLRVAVVGDGVNDAPALAQADIGIAIGAGTDVAIESADVVLVRSNPLDVVDLMDLASATYSKMKENLIWATGYNVIALPLAAGVLYGQGLILTPAMGAILMSVSTVIVALNAKTFSFRGQSG from the coding sequence ATGGAAATGCACAGACACCATGAAATGGAATACAGGAGGCGATTCATTGTATGCCTCCTCCTTACCATTCCGGTTATCCTGCTTGGTGAACTGCCAACAGGGACTGTCTTGGTAAGCTTTGAGGGTAGTGAAATGGCTGTTCTGATCGTATCGTCCATCATATTCCTCTATGGGGGCTACCCCTTCCTGAGGGGATCTGTGAGGGAGATCTCATCCCAAACCCCGGGTATGATGACCCTCATTGCAGTGGCCATAACAGTGGCTTACATCTACAGCCTCGGGGTACTGGCGGGCCTTGAGGGCATGGTATTCTTCGTTGAACTTGTAACCCTTATTGACGTAATGCTTCTGGGTCACTGGATCGAGATGAGATCCGTCCGGAGCGCCTCAGGGGCCATTGAAAGGCTTGCAAGGCTCATCCCCAAGAAGGCCCACCTCCTGGTCGACGGGAAGGTTGAGGATGTTGATGTTGCCACCCTCAAACCAGGTGACATTGTGCTTGTGAGGTCAGCGGAGAAGATACCCACCGATGGGACTGTGATAAAGGGGGAGTCCCATGTAAATGAGGCGCTGCTCACAGGGGAGTCAGTTCCCGTCAGGAAGTCCCCCGGTGACCGGGTTATTGGGGGTTCACTCAACACAGGAGGCCCACTGACCGTGGAGGTTGAGCGTGTTGGTGAGGAATCATTCATTTCCCAGATAATCCAGCTTGTGGGAAAAGCCCAGGAGGGAAGGACAAGGACGCAGGTGCTGGCAGACAGGGCGGCGTTCTGGTTAACACTTGTCGCCCTTACAGGCGGGGTCCTAACATTCGCAGCATGGTACGCCCTTGGTATGGGGGCCTTCTTCTCACTTGAAAGGTCAGTGACGGTCATGGTCACCGCCTGCCCCCATGCCCTGGGACTTGCAATACCCCTTGTGATAGCAGTCTCCACCGCAATCTCAGCGGGAAGAGGGATACTCATAAGGAACCGTGAAGCCTTCGAAAACGCCATGAACCCTGATGTTGTTGTCTTTGACAAGACAGGAACACTGACTGTTGGTGAGCTGGGAATAACCGATGTCATATCCTTTGACCCTGAAATGGATGAAGGTGAGATACTATCCTATGCTGCAGCCGTTGAGTCAGCCTCCAGTCACCCCATAGCCAGGGGCATAGTTGAGGCCGTGGATGAGGTGCTCCCTGTGGAGAACTTTGCAGCGATAGGTGGAAGGGGCGTCATGGGACATGTGAACGGATCAAGGGTGAAGGTACTCAGCTACATTTACACAGAGGAACTGGGACTCATGGTTAAGGACCCCCGGGTTGATGAACTCATGGAGCAGCCAAAAACCACAGTCTTTGTAACCGTGAATGATGAACTCAAGGGCTGCATTGCCCTTGCAGATGTCATACGCCCCGAGGCAAGGGATGCCATAGGGATTCTCAAATCAAGGGGTATAAGGTGCATGATGTTAACCGGTGACAGCCAGAGGGTCGCCGAGTGGGTTGCCTCAGAACTTGGCATTGAAGAATACCGGGCAGAACTCATCCCCCAGGAGAAATATGAGGTTATAAGTGATCTGCAGGGTGATGGCCTCAGGGTTGCCGTTGTGGGTGATGGTGTCAATGATGCCCCGGCCCTTGCACAGGCAGATATCGGCATAGCCATAGGTGCCGGGACCGACGTGGCGATTGAGAGTGCAGATGTGGTGCTTGTTAGGAGCAACCCCCTGGACGTTGTTGACCTCATGGACCTTGCATCGGCAACCTACAGCAAGATGAAGGAGAACCTGATCTGGGCCACAGGTTACAACGTCATAGCCCTCCCCCTTGCTGCTGGGGTGCTTTATGGCCAGGGCCTTATCCTGACACCAGCCATGGGTGCCATACTAATGTCTGTAAGTACTGTCATAGTGGCCCTCAATGCCAAGACATTCAGCTTCAGGGGTCAGAGCGGTTAA
- a CDS encoding thioredoxin domain-containing protein: MKGKEFTNSLINEKSPYLLQHAHNPVNWYPWGNEAFQLAREEEKPIFLSIGYSTCHWCHVMARESFEDPEIAGILNENFVAVKVDREERPDIDSIYMKVCQMMTGTGGWPLTIIMTPEGEPFFAGTYFPPDDRGGVPGLKTILKRVVLLWKKDPEGIVKTAREVVSALKKSVAKASKLKPETVDAAYEYLRRNFDTRNGGFGSYQKFPTPHNIYFLLRYHLRRGEDEALRMVNLTLRRMRYGGIYDQLGYGFHRYAVEPTWTVPHFEKMLYDQALILKAYLEAFQVTGDDLYKKTALEIVEYVLGNLQSPEGAFYSAEDAESEGVEGKYYLWRASEIREALGDEADVVMRYFNVLEEGNFAGDVRGENILHIDSPGRVADEFNLTPGELNEIIEHARRQLLERRMERPAPAMDDKILTDWNGLMLGALAACGRILDSEDALTAAERCLKFIMDNLHVDGELLHRYREGDAGIDGKLDDYAFLIWGLLEMYDATFREGYVELALELSESLEDRFGAPDGGFYSTDDPRLIVRPMDATDGAIPSGNSVQMLNLLRLGGILEDDDLTESARGVMRTFAGEVESAPAAHTFLLSNLEWALTGGRSLTIVCSGKPVIPVELRKKLIPDFTMTVMPRDWPIAPPHLRDKGAPPEGCAYYLCDGSKCYPPLNDPRDVMEHLGVI, encoded by the coding sequence ATGAAAGGTAAAGAATTCACTAATTCTCTGATAAATGAGAAGAGTCCCTACCTGCTGCAGCATGCCCACAACCCTGTTAACTGGTATCCATGGGGGAATGAGGCATTTCAGCTGGCAAGGGAGGAAGAAAAACCCATATTTTTATCCATAGGCTACTCAACATGTCACTGGTGCCATGTGATGGCACGGGAATCCTTTGAGGACCCTGAAATAGCAGGGATACTCAATGAAAACTTTGTTGCCGTGAAGGTTGACAGGGAGGAGCGCCCTGACATCGATTCCATATACATGAAGGTCTGCCAGATGATGACCGGGACAGGTGGCTGGCCCCTCACAATCATCATGACACCTGAGGGGGAACCATTCTTTGCGGGAACCTACTTCCCGCCCGATGACAGGGGCGGTGTACCAGGCCTAAAGACAATCCTCAAAAGGGTGGTTCTGCTCTGGAAGAAAGACCCCGAGGGAATAGTAAAAACTGCCAGGGAGGTTGTCAGTGCCCTTAAAAAGTCTGTGGCGAAAGCATCCAAACTCAAACCTGAAACCGTGGATGCAGCATATGAGTATCTAAGGAGGAACTTCGATACCCGGAACGGCGGCTTCGGGTCCTACCAGAAGTTCCCGACCCCCCACAACATCTACTTCCTCCTGAGGTATCACCTGAGGCGAGGGGAAGATGAGGCCCTGAGGATGGTTAACCTTACCCTAAGGAGGATGAGGTACGGGGGCATATATGACCAGCTGGGCTACGGATTCCACAGATACGCGGTTGAACCCACCTGGACTGTGCCCCACTTTGAGAAGATGCTCTATGATCAGGCGCTGATACTGAAAGCCTACCTGGAGGCCTTCCAGGTTACCGGTGATGACCTCTACAAAAAAACCGCCCTTGAGATTGTTGAATACGTTCTTGGAAACCTCCAGTCCCCTGAGGGGGCTTTCTATTCAGCGGAGGACGCCGAGAGTGAGGGAGTTGAGGGTAAGTACTACCTCTGGAGGGCCTCTGAGATACGCGAGGCCCTGGGGGATGAGGCAGACGTTGTAATGCGCTACTTCAACGTCCTTGAGGAGGGAAACTTTGCAGGTGATGTGAGGGGAGAGAACATACTCCACATCGACTCCCCAGGGAGGGTTGCAGATGAGTTCAACCTCACGCCTGGTGAGCTCAATGAGATCATAGAGCATGCAAGGAGGCAACTCCTTGAGAGGAGGATGGAGCGGCCGGCCCCAGCAATGGATGATAAGATATTAACGGACTGGAACGGCCTTATGCTTGGGGCCCTTGCAGCGTGTGGGAGGATCCTCGACAGCGAAGATGCCCTGACCGCCGCAGAGAGGTGCCTTAAATTCATCATGGACAACCTGCACGTGGATGGTGAGCTTCTTCACCGCTACCGTGAGGGGGACGCCGGAATAGACGGGAAGCTCGATGATTACGCATTCCTCATCTGGGGCCTCCTTGAGATGTATGATGCCACCTTCAGGGAGGGTTACGTTGAGTTGGCTCTTGAACTATCAGAATCCCTTGAGGATAGATTCGGTGCCCCTGATGGTGGATTCTATTCAACCGATGACCCCCGGCTGATAGTAAGACCCATGGATGCAACTGATGGTGCTATACCCTCAGGGAACTCTGTGCAGATGCTTAACCTCCTGAGGCTGGGAGGCATCCTCGAGGATGATGATCTAACAGAATCTGCAAGGGGTGTGATGAGGACATTTGCCGGTGAGGTTGAATCTGCACCGGCAGCCCACACATTCCTCCTCTCCAATTTAGAGTGGGCCCTCACTGGCGGGAGGTCACTCACCATCGTCTGCAGCGGAAAACCCGTTATACCCGTGGAGCTAAGGAAGAAACTGATACCTGACTTCACCATGACCGTTATGCCTCGTGACTGGCCCATTGCACCTCCACACCTGAGGGATAAGGGGGCCCCGCCTGAGGGCTGCGCCTACTACCTCTGTGATGGCAGCAAATGCTACCCGCCGCTGAATGATCCCAGAGACGTCATGGAACACCTGGGGGTGATCTAA
- a CDS encoding DUF2121 family protein, which produces MSLIITYISTRGCVIAGDKRRIAYFGDKSKREKLEEELYSGKIKSDEELHKRASELGVSIKVTDDTAKVRSLGDVVVGEISQKTPFETKRRRIYATTGAYQIVDLTGSRITSMEKGETAIIVFGNKVAKELTNRFLKKKWKTRTTLKEVENLFRELMDYVSSRTPSVGSKYDIFMKSPSLDKKSAHKLLRDTIVRDVRLLQKWRAKLKQEMLDHREKMKLASRILTEGEVGRVVSQEGNHVEVKLSDGVEAYDTRWKRVAGPGENVLMRLSEDVAVSAGERVAVRNENLCVDGRDIKLECDVIICRTEE; this is translated from the coding sequence ATGAGTCTCATCATAACATACATAAGTACCAGGGGATGCGTGATAGCAGGAGACAAACGCAGAATAGCCTACTTTGGGGATAAATCAAAGAGGGAGAAGCTTGAAGAGGAACTATACAGTGGGAAGATAAAGAGTGACGAGGAACTCCACAAGAGGGCGTCGGAGCTTGGTGTCAGTATAAAGGTCACAGATGACACTGCCAAGGTGAGAAGCCTGGGGGATGTGGTTGTTGGTGAGATAAGCCAGAAAACCCCATTCGAGACAAAGAGGAGAAGGATATACGCAACAACAGGGGCCTATCAGATAGTAGATCTCACAGGCTCGAGGATAACCAGCATGGAGAAGGGTGAAACTGCGATAATCGTCTTCGGAAATAAGGTGGCCAAGGAGCTGACAAACAGGTTCCTTAAGAAGAAGTGGAAGACAAGGACGACCCTCAAGGAGGTTGAAAACCTTTTCAGGGAACTCATGGATTACGTTTCATCCAGAACCCCCTCAGTTGGCAGTAAATATGATATCTTCATGAAGAGCCCCTCACTGGATAAAAAAAGCGCACATAAGCTTCTCAGAGATACTATAGTAAGAGACGTCCGACTACTCCAGAAGTGGAGGGCTAAACTTAAACAGGAGATGCTTGATCACAGAGAGAAGATGAAACTGGCGTCCAGAATACTCACTGAGGGGGAGGTTGGCCGTGTGGTCAGTCAGGAAGGCAACCATGTTGAGGTAAAACTCTCAGATGGTGTCGAGGCCTATGACACCCGATGGAAACGTGTTGCAGGCCCCGGTGAGAATGTTCTAATGAGGCTCTCAGAAGATGTTGCGGTGTCTGCAGGTGAGAGGGTCGCTGTTAGGAACGAGAACCTCTGCGTGGACGGAAGGGACATAAAACTTGAGTGCGACGTCATAATCTGTCGCACTGAGGAATAG
- a CDS encoding MBL fold metallo-hydrolase, which yields MVADDFATITQKRMTGGLRIDGIGGMNIHVDPGPGALVRSYQFDADPRKLDAVMVSHSHTDHYTDAEVLIEAMTRGMTRQNGTVVGSVSVIDGYREWGPCISDYHKRKSRCLTLSPGETVEVGEIEVTGTGTVHGDPTGVGFKLRRDDVTLSYTSDTEYFDGLSEYHRDADVLIASVIRPGNDHIRGHMCTDDFIKLVEEVEPGLAVMSHLGMKMILNDPEMEAFRVQETTGIRTLAARDGMKIELDESGIFNVIH from the coding sequence GTGGTGGCGGACGATTTCGCCACCATAACACAGAAGAGGATGACCGGTGGACTCAGAATTGATGGAATCGGTGGAATGAACATCCATGTGGATCCCGGACCGGGTGCCCTTGTGAGATCCTACCAGTTTGATGCTGACCCTAGAAAACTGGATGCAGTCATGGTCTCACATTCACACACGGACCATTACACCGACGCCGAGGTACTCATAGAGGCGATGACCAGGGGGATGACCCGCCAGAATGGGACTGTTGTGGGTAGTGTGAGTGTCATAGATGGCTACAGGGAGTGGGGCCCCTGCATATCAGACTATCACAAGAGAAAATCTCGCTGCCTGACACTATCCCCCGGCGAGACCGTGGAGGTAGGGGAGATTGAGGTGACAGGTACAGGGACAGTACATGGAGACCCCACAGGGGTGGGATTCAAACTCAGGAGAGATGATGTTACATTATCCTACACATCGGATACAGAATACTTTGATGGGCTCTCAGAATACCACAGGGATGCTGATGTTCTCATAGCAAGCGTCATAAGGCCCGGGAATGACCATATAAGGGGTCACATGTGCACCGATGATTTCATAAAACTTGTTGAGGAGGTTGAACCGGGACTTGCGGTGATGAGCCACCTTGGAATGAAGATGATACTCAATGACCCTGAAATGGAGGCATTCAGGGTTCAGGAGACCACGGGGATCCGTACACTGGCAGCGAGGGATGGGATGAAAATCGAACTGGATGAGAGCGGCATTTTCAATGTGATCCACTGA
- a CDS encoding threonine/serine exporter family protein, translated as MTDKLVEFLEELSRALIASGNSVSETERILRGVAESQNVEVEVSVLPTMLIIKAGGETSRMSLAAQSPGVMPLHQVTKIYRLIDDVRSGWTEISDALDKLREIVGGPHRFGRYGMFLGYLLLSVGIAFLIQPDLNLVVYSSLLSMISGALIVLGYGNRRLSLIMPVLSSFTVSGVAFFLIRAGAVTGNLTLIVPPLIYFIPGVTLTTGIYELASGELVSGSSRVIYGCILLLLLVFGVLMGMQINGFPEEEFAAIKISTLSYSPYIGAVLFAAGIYLFLSVYRSDFPWILLVLYTALVGQQLGNTLGGGLLGAFLGALSMTLAARAIEMSGKTPHFVTLYPAFWFLAPGSIGFIGLANLLGKNYLTSIAEITLFSMTVIAIALGLLVGALLTEPFHEKIRAPSGD; from the coding sequence ATGACGGATAAACTGGTTGAATTCCTTGAGGAGCTCAGCAGGGCACTTATAGCCTCAGGGAACTCTGTTTCAGAGACTGAAAGGATTTTAAGGGGCGTTGCAGAGTCACAGAATGTGGAGGTTGAGGTTTCGGTTCTCCCAACCATGCTGATAATCAAGGCTGGTGGGGAGACATCAAGGATGAGCCTTGCAGCCCAGTCCCCCGGTGTGATGCCACTCCATCAGGTTACAAAGATTTACAGGCTCATCGACGATGTCAGGTCAGGCTGGACCGAAATCAGCGACGCACTTGATAAACTCAGGGAAATAGTGGGTGGACCCCACAGGTTCGGACGCTACGGAATGTTCCTCGGGTACCTGCTCCTCTCGGTGGGTATAGCCTTCCTGATACAGCCTGATCTGAACCTTGTGGTCTATTCCTCCCTTCTGAGCATGATATCAGGTGCGCTGATAGTGCTGGGCTATGGTAACAGGAGGCTATCCCTTATCATGCCTGTCCTCTCCTCATTCACGGTTTCAGGTGTTGCATTCTTTCTGATAAGAGCGGGGGCAGTGACAGGTAACCTCACCCTCATTGTACCCCCACTCATATACTTCATCCCGGGGGTCACCCTCACAACGGGCATATATGAACTTGCAAGCGGTGAACTGGTATCAGGGTCCAGCAGGGTGATATACGGCTGTATACTCCTTCTGCTCCTTGTATTCGGTGTTCTGATGGGTATGCAGATCAATGGATTCCCAGAGGAGGAATTCGCGGCAATCAAAATTTCAACACTTAGTTACAGTCCCTACATTGGCGCTGTGCTCTTTGCGGCTGGAATATACCTCTTCCTATCGGTTTACAGAAGCGATTTCCCCTGGATACTCCTTGTGCTCTACACGGCACTTGTTGGCCAGCAGCTTGGAAACACCCTTGGAGGAGGGCTTCTTGGGGCATTTCTGGGCGCCCTCTCCATGACACTGGCGGCGAGGGCCATTGAGATGTCCGGTAAAACCCCCCACTTTGTCACGCTCTACCCCGCCTTCTGGTTCCTTGCACCTGGGTCAATAGGGTTTATAGGACTTGCCAATCTCCTCGGGAAGAACTACCTGACATCCATTGCAGAAATAACACTCTTTTCAATGACAGTGATTGCAATAGCCCTCGGACTCCTGGTTGGAGCCCTTCTGACCGAACCATTCCATGAGAAAATAAGAGCCCCGAGCGGGGATTGA